A single Nisaea sp. DNA region contains:
- the flhA gene encoding flagellar biosynthesis protein FlhA, protein MTDASNQPPPPEGGGSGTALPSFNLASFKAAAHRGDIYLALGVIGILAVLILPVPTMLLDILLGISIALSVIVLMTVLFIEKPLDFNAFPTILLIATMLRLSLNLASTRLILADGHTGTDAAGDVIQAFGGFMMGGNAAIGIIVFSILVIVNFIVITKGSGRIAEVAARFSLDAMPGKQMAIDADLSSGLINEDQARNRREELSAESTFFGAMDGASKFVRGDAVAGLLITVINVIGGMVIGIAQQGISFSEAFSTYTLLTVGDGLVSQIPALIVSTAAGMLVTKGGTTGTTEKAVFGQLGGYPKALVLCAVLLVILSLLPGFPTFIFLSLAAAVGGLAFMINSGQEKAAAEVVQREVDEASAPPPEEPISAALHIDLVRLELGYGLLPLVNETTEGQRLTDQIRALRRQLAVESGFIMPQVRIQDNLQLPANTYVIRVKEIEVGRGDIRPNRLLVMDPGGNPIDLAGTDTREPTFGLPAMWVGPEQREEALFKGYTVVDPSTVVTTHLTELIRDNMRDLLSYTETQKLLDELPDQYQKLVTDVVPSNISVGGLQRVLQNLLSERVSIRDLPTILEGVSEASTFTRNITLITEHVRTRLARQISEQNTADDGVIHLVTLSPDWEQAFANSIIGQGEDQQLSMPPSQLQDFITALRNALDQLAEVGEFPAVLTSPGIRPYVRSIVERFRPQTVVMSQNEIHPKARIKTLGQV, encoded by the coding sequence ATGACCGACGCCTCCAATCAGCCTCCGCCGCCGGAAGGCGGCGGTTCCGGTACGGCCTTGCCGTCCTTTAATCTTGCAAGCTTCAAAGCTGCGGCTCATCGGGGTGATATCTATCTCGCGCTCGGCGTGATCGGGATCCTTGCAGTTCTGATTCTACCGGTCCCGACAATGTTGCTCGATATCCTGCTCGGGATCTCGATCGCTTTGTCCGTGATCGTTCTTATGACCGTCCTGTTCATCGAAAAACCTCTGGATTTCAATGCGTTCCCGACCATCCTTTTGATCGCGACCATGTTGAGGCTGTCGTTGAACCTGGCCTCAACGCGCCTGATATTGGCCGACGGTCATACAGGCACGGACGCGGCCGGTGATGTCATTCAGGCCTTTGGTGGCTTCATGATGGGCGGAAACGCCGCCATCGGAATTATCGTCTTTTCGATCCTGGTGATCGTGAACTTCATCGTCATCACCAAGGGCTCGGGCCGTATCGCGGAAGTGGCCGCCCGCTTCAGCCTCGATGCGATGCCCGGCAAGCAGATGGCCATCGACGCTGACCTGTCATCGGGCCTCATAAATGAGGACCAGGCACGGAATCGGCGCGAAGAACTGAGCGCCGAGAGCACTTTCTTCGGCGCCATGGACGGTGCCTCCAAGTTTGTCCGCGGAGACGCCGTCGCCGGCCTGCTGATTACCGTGATCAACGTGATCGGCGGCATGGTCATCGGCATCGCCCAGCAAGGGATCAGTTTCTCCGAGGCCTTTTCGACCTATACGCTGCTCACCGTTGGCGACGGTCTCGTCAGCCAGATCCCGGCCCTGATCGTCTCCACCGCCGCCGGTATGCTGGTCACCAAGGGCGGCACCACCGGTACCACCGAAAAAGCCGTGTTCGGACAACTCGGCGGCTATCCCAAGGCGCTCGTTCTCTGCGCCGTTCTGCTCGTCATCCTGTCTCTGCTACCGGGCTTTCCGACATTTATCTTCCTGTCGCTCGCCGCGGCTGTCGGTGGCCTCGCCTTCATGATCAATAGCGGGCAGGAGAAGGCTGCGGCCGAGGTGGTACAACGCGAAGTGGACGAAGCGTCCGCGCCGCCGCCGGAAGAGCCGATCTCGGCCGCCCTGCATATCGATCTCGTCCGACTGGAACTCGGCTATGGCCTGCTGCCCTTGGTCAACGAGACCACCGAAGGTCAACGTCTGACGGACCAGATCCGTGCGCTGCGCCGGCAACTCGCCGTGGAGAGCGGCTTCATCATGCCGCAGGTCCGGATCCAGGATAATCTGCAGCTCCCCGCCAATACCTATGTCATTCGCGTCAAGGAGATCGAGGTCGGGCGCGGCGATATCCGGCCTAACCGCCTTCTGGTCATGGATCCGGGAGGCAATCCGATCGATCTTGCGGGTACCGACACACGCGAGCCAACATTTGGTCTGCCCGCCATGTGGGTCGGCCCGGAGCAGCGCGAGGAAGCTCTCTTCAAGGGCTATACCGTGGTCGATCCCTCGACCGTGGTCACGACCCATCTGACGGAACTGATCCGCGACAACATGCGTGATCTGCTGTCCTATACCGAGACCCAGAAGCTGCTGGATGAGTTGCCTGATCAATATCAGAAGCTGGTCACAGACGTGGTGCCGTCGAACATTTCCGTCGGCGGCCTGCAGCGCGTCCTGCAGAACCTGCTGAGCGAGCGTGTCTCCATCCGTGATTTGCCAACGATCCTGGAAGGCGTGTCCGAAGCGTCTACCTTCACCCGCAACATCACCCTGATCACCGAGCATGTCCGCACACGGCTCGCCCGGCAGATCAGCGAGCAGAACACTGCGGATGACGGCGTCATCCATCTGGTCACCCTGTCCCCGGACTGGGAGCAGGCATTTGCCAATTCGATCATCGGTCAGGGTGAAGACCAGCAGCTGTCAATGCCACCGAGCCAGCTGCAGGACTTCATTACAGCGCTCCGAAACGCACTCGATCAGCTTGCAGAGGTCGGTGAATTCCCAGCGGTCCTCACCTCTCCCGGTATCCGGCCCTATGTGCGCTCCATCGTCGAGCGTTTCCGGCCGCAGACTGTGGTAATGTCTCAGAATGAAATTCACCCCAAGGCACGGATAAAGACTCTTGGCCAAGTATAG
- a CDS encoding MinD/ParA family protein — MSPADKPRPTTASGPVTKGANILAIASGKGGVGKTWFSVTLAHGLSRMGQKVLLFDADLGLANVDIQLGLMPQRDLGGVIAGRLSLAQSKIHYDAGNFDIIAGRSGSGSLATLPSNRLQSLGTELVQLSDSYDRVVMDLGAGLDRTVRMLAARAGKIIVVTTAEPTSLTDAYAFVKVAHQSDPNCEVSIVVNSADSVNDGRKTYDTLRKAAMNFLKFEPKLLGIIRRDRKVIESIRNQSPILSRYPSAPAATDVEAIVDSLL, encoded by the coding sequence ATGTCGCCCGCAGACAAGCCCCGCCCCACCACGGCCAGCGGTCCCGTCACCAAAGGCGCGAACATTCTCGCCATCGCTTCCGGCAAGGGCGGTGTGGGCAAGACATGGTTTTCGGTAACTCTGGCTCATGGACTTAGCAGGATGGGCCAGAAGGTTCTGCTGTTCGATGCCGATCTTGGCCTCGCCAATGTCGATATCCAGCTCGGCCTTATGCCTCAGCGTGACCTGGGCGGTGTTATTGCCGGCCGGTTGTCCCTTGCTCAGTCAAAAATTCACTACGACGCCGGCAATTTCGACATCATTGCCGGACGCTCCGGTTCCGGCAGCCTCGCGACCCTGCCCTCCAACAGGCTGCAATCGCTTGGCACCGAGCTTGTTCAGCTCTCCGATTCCTATGACCGCGTGGTCATGGACCTCGGAGCCGGACTTGACCGGACGGTCCGCATGCTGGCGGCACGGGCCGGAAAAATCATTGTTGTCACGACTGCCGAGCCGACATCGCTGACCGATGCCTATGCGTTCGTCAAAGTCGCGCATCAGAGCGATCCGAATTGCGAGGTCTCCATCGTCGTGAACAGCGCGGATTCGGTGAATGACGGCCGGAAGACCTACGATACGCTCCGCAAGGCAGCGATGAATTTCCTCAAGTTCGAGCCGAAATTGCTCGGGATCATTCGCCGTGACCGCAAGGTCATCGAATCGATCCGGAACCAGAGCCCGATCCTGAGCCGCTATCCGTCGGCCCCGGCGGCGACCGACGTGGAGGCTATTGTCGACAGCCTGCTATAG
- a CDS encoding flagellar FliJ family protein, with protein MSQFEQLIRLRTWELDEKRRAMGMLLQEEAGLLAESDAMQREFEREKQAAAGSLEARRTLEPYMHHFKSRVRALEERIEAKRREIEAANEEVLESYQELCKAEAVEKEQKTREAERVGRLEQMEIDEIALNMMKQRRG; from the coding sequence GTGAGCCAGTTTGAGCAACTGATCCGGCTTCGAACCTGGGAGCTCGACGAAAAGCGCCGGGCGATGGGTATGTTGCTTCAGGAAGAGGCGGGGTTGCTTGCTGAATCCGATGCCATGCAGCGCGAGTTCGAACGGGAGAAGCAAGCCGCGGCGGGCTCGCTTGAAGCTCGCCGAACGCTCGAACCCTATATGCATCACTTCAAGTCCCGGGTGCGGGCTCTGGAAGAGCGGATCGAGGCGAAACGCCGCGAGATCGAGGCCGCCAATGAAGAAGTGCTGGAATCCTATCAGGAGCTTTGCAAGGCAGAGGCTGTTGAGAAAGAGCAAAAGACCCGTGAAGCCGAGCGAGTCGGACGACTTGAACAGATGGAGATCGATGAGATCGCCCTCAATATGATGAAGCAGCGTCGTGGTTAG
- the fliI gene encoding flagellar protein export ATPase FliI — protein MATALGNLASEVDKIAEFRLYGRVTAVLGMMVEVGGVDRALSIGDRLHLQARGGKRVSCEIVGFKDGRALAMPFGALDGIGIGSRAEISDAAPVIFPHEGWLGRVVNAMGEPVDGKGPLGDGPLGCPIKTQPPAAHTRRRVGEKLDLGVRTINTFMSVCKGQRMGIFAGSGVGKSMLMSMIARFTQSEVNVIGLIGERGREVQEFIQDYLGEEGLARSVVVVATSDESPLMRRQAAHMTLAVAEYFRDEGKTVMCMMDSVTRFAMAQREIGLATGEPPASKGYTPTVFAELPKLLERAGPGAGEGTITGLFTVLVEGDDHNEPISDAVRGIIDGHIVLERGIADRGRYPAINVLRSVSRTMPDCNSAEENALVRRARALMATYDNMADMIRLGAYRKGSDPEVDEAIMYHASLEHFLSQDKNEPASLESGYAQLDAILSMVGESAETEEEPGEP, from the coding sequence GTGGCAACTGCACTCGGAAATCTTGCATCGGAAGTTGATAAGATTGCTGAATTTCGGCTTTACGGTCGTGTGACCGCTGTTCTCGGCATGATGGTCGAGGTTGGTGGCGTGGACCGGGCGCTGTCCATTGGCGATCGCCTGCACCTTCAGGCCCGGGGCGGGAAGCGGGTCAGTTGCGAGATTGTTGGCTTCAAGGACGGCCGGGCATTGGCCATGCCGTTCGGCGCCCTCGACGGGATAGGTATCGGAAGCCGGGCTGAGATATCGGATGCGGCGCCGGTAATCTTTCCGCATGAGGGCTGGCTTGGGCGAGTCGTGAATGCGATGGGCGAGCCAGTAGACGGTAAGGGGCCGCTCGGGGACGGCCCCCTCGGATGCCCGATTAAGACGCAACCACCAGCGGCTCACACGCGGCGACGGGTCGGCGAGAAGCTCGATCTCGGTGTGCGCACCATCAATACCTTCATGTCGGTCTGCAAGGGCCAGCGTATGGGGATTTTCGCCGGCTCGGGCGTGGGTAAATCCATGCTGATGTCGATGATTGCGCGTTTCACCCAGAGCGAGGTCAACGTCATCGGCCTGATCGGGGAGCGTGGCCGCGAAGTCCAGGAGTTTATCCAGGACTACCTCGGTGAAGAAGGCTTGGCCCGCAGCGTGGTTGTTGTTGCGACCTCTGACGAGTCCCCGCTTATGCGCCGTCAGGCGGCTCATATGACACTGGCCGTCGCCGAATACTTCCGCGATGAGGGCAAGACCGTCATGTGCATGATGGACAGTGTGACCAGGTTTGCCATGGCGCAACGTGAGATTGGTCTCGCTACCGGGGAGCCGCCGGCCTCCAAGGGCTATACGCCGACTGTGTTTGCCGAGCTGCCGAAACTATTGGAACGCGCGGGGCCGGGCGCGGGAGAAGGCACCATCACTGGCCTTTTCACTGTTCTGGTTGAGGGCGACGATCACAACGAGCCGATCTCCGATGCGGTGCGCGGAATTATTGACGGTCATATCGTCCTGGAGCGCGGGATCGCTGACCGTGGTCGGTATCCCGCCATCAATGTGCTGCGCAGTGTGTCCCGGACCATGCCCGACTGTAATTCGGCCGAGGAGAATGCGCTGGTCCGCCGTGCGCGTGCGTTGATGGCTACTTACGACAACATGGCCGACATGATCCGCCTTGGGGCTTACCGCAAAGGCAGCGACCCGGAAGTCGACGAAGCGATCATGTATCATGCCTCGCTGGAGCATTTCCTGTCTCAGGACAAGAACGAGCCAGCCTCTCTTGAATCTGGTTACGCCCAGCTCGATGCCATCCTTTCCATGGTCGGAGAGAGCGCGGAGACTGAGGAAGAGCCAGGTGAGCCGTGA
- the ctrA gene encoding response regulator transcription factor CtrA has translation MRVLLVEDDFATAQSIELMLKAEGFVVDVTEHGEDGLEIGRLYDYDIILLDLMLPDLDGYEVLRRLRSSKVETPILILSGLSELDNKIKGLGFGADDYLTKPFDRRELIARMQAIIRRSKGHSDSVIETGPIAVNLSTRSAEVDNKPVHLTGKEFAILELLSLRKGTTLTKEMFLNHLYGGIDEPELKIIDVFVCKLRKKLSKATGGNNHIETVWGRGYVLRDGDEDTATGKEAEKVKEPAE, from the coding sequence ATGCGCGTACTCTTGGTAGAAGACGATTTCGCCACAGCCCAGAGCATCGAGCTCATGCTGAAGGCCGAAGGTTTTGTGGTCGACGTGACGGAGCACGGAGAGGACGGCCTGGAGATCGGCCGGCTTTACGATTACGACATTATTCTCCTTGATCTCATGCTCCCGGATCTCGATGGCTATGAAGTTCTGCGCCGTCTCCGGAGCTCGAAGGTCGAGACACCGATCCTGATCCTCTCCGGCCTTTCCGAGCTGGACAACAAGATCAAGGGCTTGGGCTTCGGCGCCGACGACTATCTGACAAAGCCGTTCGACCGCCGCGAGCTGATTGCTCGGATGCAGGCCATTATCCGCCGCTCCAAGGGGCATTCCGATTCAGTGATTGAGACCGGCCCGATTGCCGTGAACCTTTCCACCCGCAGCGCAGAAGTCGACAACAAGCCGGTACATCTGACCGGAAAAGAGTTCGCTATCCTCGAACTGCTTTCCCTGCGCAAGGGTACGACCCTGACGAAGGAAATGTTCCTCAACCATCTTTATGGCGGGATCGACGAGCCGGAACTCAAGATTATCGATGTGTTTGTCTGCAAGCTCCGGAAGAAGCTCTCGAAAGCGACCGGCGGCAACAATCACATCGAGACAGTCTGGGGTCGCGGCTACGTCCTGCGCGACGGGGACGAGGACACAGCGACCGGCAAAGAAGCCGAAAAGGTCAAGGAACCGGCGGAATAA
- a CDS encoding protein-glutamate O-methyltransferase: MNSSDFEFLSSLLYKQSGLVLTPDKGYLLETRLQPVARSHGLTSIEQIVSTLKARRDEKLVASITDAMTTNESLFFRDRTPFDQFKTVVLPSLLQSRAAKKSIRIWSAACSSGQEPYSLSMVLDELASKLVGWKVEIVATDISTEMVARARSGIYSQFEVQRGLPVQLLVKYFQQDGDRWQLSEKIRRMVTFREFNLLQDPRPLGNFDIVFCRNVLIYFDQDTKRKVLEGVSRQIAPDGYLYLGGAETVISITDKFQPVKGQRGMYQPTAKEGQKAAI, from the coding sequence ATGAACAGCTCTGATTTCGAATTCCTGTCCAGCCTGCTGTACAAGCAATCAGGCTTGGTACTGACGCCGGACAAAGGCTATTTGCTTGAGACGAGGTTGCAGCCAGTGGCGCGCAGCCACGGTCTTACGTCCATTGAGCAGATTGTCTCGACGCTCAAAGCGCGACGGGACGAAAAGCTTGTTGCCTCAATCACAGATGCAATGACGACGAATGAGTCGTTGTTCTTCCGGGACCGGACGCCGTTTGATCAGTTCAAGACAGTTGTTCTGCCGAGCCTGTTGCAGTCCCGGGCAGCGAAGAAATCGATCCGGATTTGGAGCGCCGCATGCTCTTCGGGTCAGGAACCTTATTCTCTGAGCATGGTCCTGGACGAGTTGGCATCCAAGCTTGTCGGCTGGAAGGTGGAGATCGTTGCCACGGATATTTCGACGGAAATGGTTGCCCGGGCTCGGTCCGGCATCTACTCCCAGTTCGAAGTGCAGCGTGGCCTTCCGGTTCAGCTTTTGGTGAAGTACTTCCAGCAGGACGGAGATCGCTGGCAGCTCAGCGAGAAGATCCGCCGGATGGTTACTTTCCGTGAGTTCAACCTGCTGCAGGACCCGCGCCCGCTGGGCAATTTCGATATCGTCTTCTGCCGGAACGTCCTGATCTACTTCGATCAGGATACTAAGCGGAAAGTACTGGAAGGGGTTTCCAGGCAGATTGCGCCTGATGGATATCTCTATCTCGGCGGGGCCGAAACGGTGATCAGCATTACGGACAAGTTCCAGCCGGTGAAAGGGCAGCGCGGCATGTATCAGCCGACTGCCAAAGAAGGCCAGAAAGCAGCGATCTGA
- a CDS encoding chemotaxis response regulator protein-glutamate methylesterase, with the protein MRGQSASADAKPRSTDPYRVMLVDDSAVIRGLFTRFLEADPDVKIVASVGDGQRAIDTLKNNDVEIIVLDIEMPRMDGITALPELLKVNPGVQVVMASTLTARNAEISLRALALGARDYLTKPSSTSEMTGAADFPSDLLSKVKAFGAQSRRKSGAAAPTAASGAARTPAPKSALAAAAARSAARPSSAARSSAAARTDYTLRKPSGRRADVIGIGSSTGGPQALFRVLTDLTKTIKQPILVTQHMPPTFTTILAEHITKTSGWVCSEAKTGDVVSPGRIYLAPGGYHMTVKTEGVEKVIALNQDPPENFCRPAVDPMMRSLIKAYGRVLAVILTGMGHDGREGCRAVVEAGGDVVAQDEQSSVVWGMPGAVAQAGLCCEVLPVSEIGASVSRLARG; encoded by the coding sequence ATGCGTGGACAAAGTGCGTCCGCGGATGCCAAACCGCGGTCGACCGATCCATACAGGGTGATGCTTGTTGATGATTCCGCTGTGATCCGCGGACTCTTCACACGATTTCTCGAGGCAGATCCGGACGTGAAGATCGTGGCCTCTGTGGGCGACGGTCAACGTGCTATCGATACGCTGAAGAATAACGATGTAGAGATCATTGTGCTCGATATCGAGATGCCGCGTATGGATGGCATCACCGCGCTGCCGGAACTGCTGAAGGTGAACCCGGGGGTTCAGGTCGTCATGGCCTCAACTCTTACGGCCCGGAATGCCGAGATTTCCCTGCGAGCCCTCGCGCTTGGTGCTCGGGATTATCTCACAAAGCCGAGTTCCACTTCCGAAATGACGGGTGCGGCAGACTTCCCGAGCGATTTGTTAAGCAAGGTCAAGGCCTTCGGGGCCCAGAGTAGACGGAAATCAGGCGCAGCGGCGCCTACAGCCGCGTCCGGTGCGGCGCGCACCCCGGCGCCGAAGAGTGCCTTGGCTGCTGCTGCAGCCCGTTCGGCTGCGAGGCCGTCCTCGGCAGCGCGTTCATCCGCAGCTGCCCGCACCGATTATACATTGCGCAAGCCCAGTGGCCGGCGGGCAGATGTGATTGGTATTGGAAGTTCGACCGGTGGGCCGCAGGCTCTGTTTCGTGTGCTTACGGATCTCACGAAGACCATCAAGCAGCCCATTCTTGTGACGCAGCATATGCCGCCGACCTTTACGACAATCCTGGCAGAGCACATCACTAAAACGTCGGGATGGGTTTGTTCCGAGGCGAAAACCGGCGATGTCGTATCACCTGGGCGGATCTATCTTGCTCCGGGCGGCTATCATATGACGGTGAAAACCGAAGGCGTTGAGAAAGTAATCGCGTTGAATCAGGATCCACCCGAGAATTTTTGCCGGCCTGCGGTTGATCCTATGATGCGTAGTTTGATCAAGGCGTATGGGCGTGTCCTCGCGGTGATCCTCACCGGTATGGGGCATGACGGGCGCGAGGGATGTCGTGCTGTTGTGGAAGCGGGGGGCGATGTGGTTGCACAGGATGAGCAGAGCAGCGTGGTCTGGGGTATGCCTGGCGCGGTTGCTCAGGCCGGGTTGTGTTGCGAAGTTCTCCCGGTTTCGGAGATTGGCGCCAGCGTTAGTCGGCTGGCGAGGGGGTAG
- a CDS encoding response regulator: MKTCLIVDDSKVVRMVARKILEELKFETMEAEDGQIALDACKAALPDAVLLDWNMPVMSGIEFLRELRKLPEGETPLVIFCTTENDMAHIQEALSAGANEYIMKPFDSEIIETKFSQIGLL, translated from the coding sequence ATGAAAACCTGCTTGATCGTGGATGACTCTAAAGTCGTTCGAATGGTGGCTCGGAAAATTCTGGAAGAACTGAAATTCGAGACCATGGAGGCGGAAGACGGCCAAATCGCGCTTGATGCCTGTAAGGCAGCACTGCCTGATGCCGTTCTTCTCGACTGGAACATGCCGGTCATGAGCGGGATTGAATTTCTGCGAGAGCTGCGAAAGCTGCCGGAAGGCGAGACGCCTCTTGTGATTTTCTGCACCACCGAGAATGACATGGCACATATCCAGGAAGCGCTGTCCGCCGGGGCGAATGAGTACATCATGAAGCCTTTCGACAGCGAGATTATCGAAACAAAGTTTTCTCAAATCGGATTGCTGTAG
- a CDS encoding chemotaxis protein CheW: MSDLPATQSTGQSVVTLGELKQFVSIMIGKQLFGIPVLQVHDVLGPQRITRIPLSPKEVAGSLNLRGRIVTAINIRSRLNMPPYEGEHEGMSVVVEDQGELYSLMVDSVGEVLSLDEAMFEQHPATLDGNIREVSTGIYRLDKSLLVVFDVRSLLRFQGEEAA, from the coding sequence ATGTCAGATTTACCAGCTACTCAATCCACCGGGCAGAGTGTGGTTACGCTTGGCGAGCTGAAACAGTTTGTTTCGATCATGATCGGCAAGCAGCTCTTCGGTATTCCGGTGCTTCAGGTTCACGACGTGCTTGGCCCTCAGCGGATAACGCGCATTCCGCTGTCGCCCAAGGAAGTGGCGGGATCGCTCAATCTGCGCGGGCGTATTGTTACGGCGATCAATATTCGGAGCCGTCTCAACATGCCGCCATATGAGGGCGAGCACGAAGGTATGAGTGTCGTCGTTGAGGATCAGGGTGAGCTTTACAGCCTGATGGTCGATTCTGTTGGTGAGGTGCTGTCGCTGGATGAGGCGATGTTCGAACAGCATCCCGCGACGCTCGACGGAAACATCCGCGAGGTTTCAACGGGCATTTACCGGCTCGATAAAAGCCTCCTGGTTGTATTTGATGTACGCTCTTTGCTTCGCTTTCAGGGCGAAGAAGCCGCATAG